Proteins encoded within one genomic window of Fusobacterium russii ATCC 25533:
- a CDS encoding helix-turn-helix domain-containing protein, with the protein MTLKNIIFEILRKQIGEYASAKKLQENLGLSLTFIYMLVKNENVKSRTKYGRKEYELSSFLNSLNFSSNMYPISNPLTQEDFYVNNFFNWSPKNEIERFLENMLIDNLGEFCSTKDLVEMFGISKTSWYDLMERGEIMCLNIESRKIIVTRSLLPFLRGAMQEKDLKEKELSVNKN; encoded by the coding sequence ATGACTTTAAAGAACATAATTTTTGAAATTTTAAGAAAACAAATAGGAGAATACGCAAGCGCAAAAAAACTTCAGGAAAACTTAGGTCTAAGTCTGACTTTTATTTATATGCTTGTTAAGAACGAAAATGTAAAGTCAAGAACTAAGTACGGCAGAAAGGAATATGAACTTTCCTCTTTTTTAAACAGCCTTAATTTCAGCAGCAATATGTACCCAATATCTAATCCTCTTACACAAGAGGATTTTTATGTTAATAATTTTTTTAACTGGTCGCCTAAAAATGAGATAGAAAGATTTTTAGAAAATATGCTCATAGATAATTTGGGAGAATTCTGCTCCACAAAAGATTTAGTAGAGATGTTCGGCATAAGCAAGACAAGTTGGTATGATTTAATGGAGAGAGGAGAAATAATGTGTCTGAACATTGAGAGCAGAAAAATAATTGTAACTCGCTCTCTGCTTCCATTTTTAAGAGGGGCTATGCAGGAAAAAGATTTGAAGGAGAAAGAGCTTAGTGTAAATAAAAATTAA
- the pth gene encoding aminoacyl-tRNA hydrolase, giving the protein MKVIIGLGNPGKQYENTRHNIGFMAIDRIIKKYNLDEKTKFQALLSEANIKGEKVIFFKPQTFMNLSGNSIIEIVNFYKLNPTEDIIVVYDDMDLPLGQLRVKDKGSSGGHNGIKSIISHLGENFIRIKCGIGKKKTDAVEHVLGKFSQTEQKELNEMLDEIVDCIEAIITVQNLTQVMQIYNKKKIITC; this is encoded by the coding sequence ATGAAGGTAATTATTGGTTTGGGAAACCCGGGAAAACAATATGAAAATACAAGACATAATATAGGATTTATGGCAATAGATAGAATAATAAAAAAATATAATCTTGATGAAAAAACAAAATTTCAAGCTTTATTAAGTGAAGCTAATATAAAAGGAGAAAAAGTAATTTTTTTCAAACCTCAGACATTTATGAATTTAAGTGGTAATTCAATTATAGAAATTGTGAATTTTTATAAGTTGAATCCTACAGAAGACATAATTGTTGTTTATGATGATATGGATTTGCCTCTTGGACAATTGAGAGTTAAGGACAAAGGTAGTTCAGGAGGTCATAATGGAATCAAATCTATAATTTCACATCTGGGAGAAAATTTCATAAGAATAAAATGTGGAATAGGAAAGAAAAAAACTGATGCAGTTGAACATGTTCTTGGAAAGTTTAGTCAGACTGAACAAAAAGAATTGAATGAAATGTTAGATGAAATAGTAGATTGTATAGAAGCGATAATAACTGTTCAAAATTTAACACAAGTAATGCAAATATACAATAAGAAAAAAATAATAACTTGTTAA
- the rsxC gene encoding electron transport complex subunit RsxC, with protein sequence MKFFGFRGGVHPPENKLQTENMKTERLASPSELYVPLLQHIGVPLNPIVQVGDKVLKGQKIAEAEGLAAPIHSPVSGTVTKIESRVFPLAGKTMTVFIENDGEEKWAELSKIEDWENADRQTLLNMIKEKGIVGIGGATFPTHVKLNPPANVKIDTLLLNGAECEPYLNSDNRLMLENPKSIIEGIKIIKKVLNVKNAYVGIEDNKPEAIESMKKAAEGTGIEIVPLKTKYPQGGEKQLIKAILNRQVPSGQLPSAVGVVVQNTGTAAAIYEAVVNGIPLIEKIVTVSGKAIKTPKNLKVAIGTPFSYVLDYCGIERDKMERLVMGGPMMGLAQMTEDATIIKGTSGLLALTLEEMKPYKTRPCISCSKCVSACPMGLSPLTYDRLAAAKLWDEMAAHNLMDCIECGSCAYTCPASRPLAEAIKTGKSKLRAKKK encoded by the coding sequence ATGAAATTTTTTGGTTTCAGAGGCGGAGTTCATCCCCCTGAAAATAAATTACAAACTGAAAATATGAAAACAGAGAGATTAGCATCTCCAAGTGAGCTATATGTGCCGCTTTTACAACATATAGGAGTTCCATTAAATCCTATTGTTCAGGTTGGTGATAAGGTATTAAAAGGGCAAAAAATAGCAGAAGCAGAAGGGCTTGCAGCTCCAATTCATTCACCTGTTAGTGGGACAGTTACCAAAATAGAAAGTCGTGTATTTCCATTGGCTGGAAAAACTATGACAGTTTTTATTGAAAATGATGGTGAAGAAAAATGGGCGGAGCTTTCTAAGATAGAAGATTGGGAAAATGCAGATAGACAAACTCTGTTAAATATGATTAAAGAAAAAGGGATAGTTGGTATAGGTGGGGCAACATTTCCTACACATGTAAAATTAAATCCACCGGCAAATGTAAAAATTGATACATTATTATTAAATGGTGCGGAGTGTGAACCATATTTAAATTCAGATAATAGACTTATGTTGGAAAATCCTAAATCTATAATTGAAGGAATTAAAATAATAAAAAAAGTTTTAAATGTTAAAAATGCCTATGTTGGTATAGAAGATAACAAACCTGAAGCTATAGAAAGTATGAAAAAAGCAGCTGAAGGAACGGGAATAGAAATTGTACCTTTAAAAACAAAGTATCCACAAGGTGGAGAAAAACAGTTAATAAAAGCAATTCTGAATAGACAAGTTCCATCAGGACAATTACCTTCAGCAGTAGGAGTTGTTGTTCAAAATACTGGGACAGCAGCTGCAATATATGAGGCAGTTGTAAACGGCATACCATTAATAGAAAAAATAGTTACAGTTTCTGGAAAAGCTATAAAGACTCCAAAAAATTTAAAAGTTGCAATAGGAACTCCATTTTCTTATGTTCTTGATTATTGTGGAATAGAAAGAGATAAAATGGAAAGACTTGTTATGGGAGGCCCTATGATGGGATTGGCTCAAATGACAGAAGATGCAACGATAATAAAGGGAACTTCTGGGCTTTTAGCATTGACATTGGAAGAAATGAAACCATATAAAACAAGACCATGTATAAGTTGTTCAAAATGTGTGTCAGCTTGTCCTATGGGGCTATCACCACTTACATACGATAGACTGGCAGCAGCCAAATTGTGGGATGAAATGGCAGCACATAATTTAATGGATTGTATAGAATGTGGTTCTTGTGCATATACTTGTCCGGCAAGTAGACCTTTAGCAGAAGCTATAAAAACAGGAAAATCAAAATTAAGAGCTAAAAAGAAATAG
- a CDS encoding RnfABCDGE type electron transport complex subunit D, whose amino-acid sequence MSTILKTGPAPHIRTSETVESVMYDVVIALIPAFLMAFYSFGVRALILTSVSVLSCMVTEYICQKALKQDINIFDGSAIITGILFAFVVPVIMPLQYVVVGSVVAIALGKMVYGGLGYNIFNPALIGRAFVQASWPVAITTFAYDGKAGATVLDAMKRGIPLTDALLNNGNQYLEAFIGRMGGCLGETSSLALLLGGLYLVYKKHIDWKVPAVMIGTVFALTALMGADPVMQIFSGGLFLGAFFMATDMVTSPVTSKGRVVFALGLGILISLIRIKGGYPEGTAYAILIMNGVVPLIDRYIRPKKFGGVVKNGK is encoded by the coding sequence GTGAGTACGATATTAAAAACTGGGCCGGCTCCTCATATTAGAACATCAGAAACTGTAGAATCAGTTATGTATGATGTTGTAATAGCTTTGATACCAGCCTTTCTTATGGCATTTTACTCTTTTGGAGTAAGAGCTTTAATATTAACATCTGTTTCTGTTTTAAGTTGTATGGTGACTGAATATATTTGCCAAAAAGCTTTAAAACAGGATATAAATATATTTGACGGGAGTGCAATTATAACAGGAATATTATTTGCTTTTGTTGTTCCGGTTATAATGCCTTTACAGTATGTTGTAGTTGGAAGTGTTGTGGCTATAGCATTAGGTAAAATGGTATATGGTGGATTAGGGTATAATATATTTAACCCCGCATTAATAGGAAGGGCTTTTGTACAAGCTTCATGGCCAGTTGCAATAACAACTTTTGCATATGATGGAAAAGCAGGGGCAACTGTTCTTGACGCAATGAAAAGAGGTATCCCTTTAACTGACGCATTATTAAATAATGGAAATCAATATTTAGAAGCTTTTATAGGAAGAATGGGAGGATGTTTAGGAGAAACATCATCACTTGCTTTACTTTTAGGAGGTTTATATTTAGTTTATAAAAAACATATTGATTGGAAAGTACCTGCTGTTATGATAGGAACAGTTTTTGCATTAACTGCACTTATGGGAGCAGATCCAGTTATGCAAATATTTTCTGGAGGATTATTCTTAGGAGCCTTTTTTATGGCAACAGATATGGTGACAAGCCCTGTTACTAGTAAGGGAAGAGTAGTTTTTGCACTTGGATTGGGAATTTTAATTTCTTTAATAAGAATAAAGGGAGGATATCCGGAAGGAACAGCTTATGCAATTTTAATTATGAATGGAGTAGTTCCTTTAATAGATAGATATATAAGACCTAAGAAATTTGGTGGGGTGGTAAAAAATGGAAAATAG
- a CDS encoding RnfABCDGE type electron transport complex subunit G: MENRYIHFGLVLGIIAAVSAGILGGVNNFTSKVIAENAMKVVNEARRQVLPIASDFKQEDKKEAEGIEFIPGVNEAGEVVGYVASVTSPGYGGDIKFVLGIDNEAKITGINVVSNAETPGLGAKITNPEWLELWKGRTSSYEFDKATDAFAGATISPRAVYTGMMHALKVFETEVSK, from the coding sequence ATGGAAAATAGATACATTCACTTTGGACTAGTTCTTGGGATAATTGCAGCAGTTTCTGCAGGAATTCTAGGTGGAGTTAATAATTTCACTAGTAAGGTAATAGCTGAAAATGCTATGAAAGTAGTTAATGAAGCAAGAAGACAGGTTCTTCCAATAGCTTCTGATTTTAAACAAGAAGATAAAAAAGAAGCAGAAGGAATAGAATTTATTCCAGGTGTAAATGAAGCAGGAGAAGTTGTAGGATATGTGGCTTCTGTTACATCTCCTGGCTATGGTGGTGATATAAAATTCGTTCTGGGTATAGATAATGAAGCAAAAATAACAGGTATTAATGTGGTAAGTAATGCAGAAACACCAGGTCTAGGAGCTAAAATAACAAATCCTGAATGGCTTGAACTTTGGAAAGGCAGAACATCATCATATGAATTTGATAAGGCAACAGATGCTTTTGCTGGGGCAACAATTTCTCCGAGAGCAGTTTATACTGGAATGATGCATGCTCTAAAAGTATTTGAAACAGAGGTGAGCAAATAA
- the rsxE gene encoding electron transport complex subunit RsxE has translation MKKYGQVLTAGILKENPVFVLLLGLCPTLGVTGSAINGLSMGLAVIAVLTCSNFLVSLFKKFIPSQVRIPAYIIIIASLVTVVDMVMNAYTPDLYKVLGLFIPLIVVNCIVLGRAESFAAKNGVIESILDGIGSGIGFTLALTFLGAVREILGNGSVFGISLVPENFQPALIFVLAPGGFITIGIILACINVIKNRKPKKKEAKK, from the coding sequence ATGAAAAAATATGGTCAAGTACTTACAGCAGGGATATTAAAAGAAAATCCAGTTTTTGTTTTGTTACTAGGTTTATGTCCAACTCTTGGAGTAACAGGTAGTGCTATTAACGGTTTATCAATGGGATTAGCAGTTATAGCTGTTCTGACTTGTTCAAATTTTTTAGTTTCTCTATTTAAAAAATTCATACCATCACAAGTTAGAATACCAGCATATATAATAATAATAGCATCATTAGTTACAGTGGTGGATATGGTTATGAATGCCTATACACCTGATTTATATAAAGTTTTGGGATTATTTATTCCTCTTATTGTTGTTAACTGCATAGTTCTTGGAAGAGCGGAAAGTTTTGCGGCTAAAAATGGAGTTATAGAATCAATACTAGATGGTATAGGTTCAGGAATAGGTTTTACATTAGCTTTAACTTTCTTAGGAGCAGTGAGAGAAATTTTAGGAAATGGTTCTGTATTTGGAATATCTCTAGTTCCTGAAAATTTCCAACCAGCTTTAATATTTGTACTGGCTCCTGGAGGATTTATTACAATAGGAATTATTTTAGCCTGTATAAATGTTATAAAAAATAGAAAACCTAAGAAAAAGGAGGCTAAAAAATGA
- the rsxA gene encoding electron transport complex subunit RsxA: protein MSIAGLFSIIISSIFINNIIFAKFLGCCPFMGVSKKIDSSLGMGMAVTFVITIASAVTWIVFTFILKPLGLEYLQTISFILIIASLVQFVEMAIQKTSPSLYKALGVFLPLITTNCAVLGVAIINIQSGYNFIETIVNGFGVAIGFSLALLLLAGIREKMEFAEIPKNFKGIPIAFVTAGLLAMAFMGFSGMQI from the coding sequence ATGAGCATAGCGGGATTATTCAGTATAATTATAAGTTCAATATTTATTAATAATATAATATTTGCAAAGTTTTTGGGATGTTGTCCATTTATGGGGGTTTCTAAAAAAATAGATTCTTCACTTGGAATGGGAATGGCAGTAACATTCGTTATAACAATTGCATCTGCTGTAACTTGGATAGTTTTTACATTTATTTTAAAGCCATTAGGTTTAGAATATTTACAAACTATATCATTTATCTTAATAATAGCTTCATTAGTTCAATTTGTTGAAATGGCTATACAAAAAACATCTCCTAGCTTATATAAGGCACTTGGGGTATTTTTACCACTTATAACAACAAACTGTGCAGTTCTTGGAGTGGCTATAATAAACATACAATCAGGATATAATTTCATAGAAACAATAGTTAATGGTTTTGGAGTTGCTATAGGATTTTCTTTGGCACTTCTATTGTTAGCTGGAATAAGAGAAAAAATGGAATTTGCAGAAATTCCTAAGAATTTTAAAGGAATTCCAATAGCCTTTGTTACAGCAGGATTATTAGCTATGGCATTTATGGGATTCAGCGGAATGCAAATTTAA
- a CDS encoding RnfABCDGE type electron transport complex subunit B has translation MEAIIMPVVVLGITGILMGLFLAFASKKFEVEVDPKVEAIMAILPGVNCGGCGYPGCTGYAVGIVEEGVSMTLCAPGGPKVAQAIGDIMGVAVEMPVKKKPEKKKPAPKPAVPSSAPAITAPKEFIEKNKKSLNSFKEAFDAKDEAKMAKLEELAKKVKKDELLKYYEEIKAGMIVPDPNAPAANGATVPSITAPKEFIEKNKKSLNSFKEAFDAKDEAKMTKLEELAKKVKKDELLKYYEEIKKGLAVPDPATMGVAAAAVEMISATKEFIEKNKKSLNSFKEAFDAKDEEKMTKLEELAKKVKKDDLVKYYQEIKAGKAVPDPTTMADTAPVEVKATEKKKEEIKETKALVSDKEKEEQAANYCSVLGDGLCVPEHNEEIVKSGALDEILEQPKVEPKKELSPEEKAKEAEAANYCSVLGDGLCVPEHNEEIAKSLEEVK, from the coding sequence ATGGAAGCGATTATAATGCCAGTTGTTGTTCTAGGTATAACTGGAATTTTGATGGGTCTTTTCCTTGCATTTGCTTCGAAGAAATTTGAAGTTGAAGTAGATCCAAAAGTGGAAGCGATAATGGCTATATTACCAGGTGTAAACTGTGGTGGATGTGGATATCCAGGTTGTACAGGGTATGCAGTTGGAATTGTTGAAGAAGGTGTGAGTATGACATTGTGTGCTCCAGGTGGTCCTAAAGTAGCACAAGCTATAGGCGATATAATGGGTGTGGCAGTTGAAATGCCAGTTAAAAAGAAACCAGAAAAGAAAAAGCCGGCACCTAAACCAGCTGTCCCTAGTTCTGCACCAGCTATAACAGCACCTAAGGAATTTATAGAAAAAAATAAAAAGTCATTAAATTCATTTAAAGAAGCTTTTGACGCAAAAGATGAAGCAAAAATGGCTAAGTTGGAAGAACTAGCTAAAAAAGTTAAAAAAGATGAGTTATTAAAATATTATGAAGAAATAAAGGCAGGAATGATAGTTCCTGATCCTAATGCACCAGCTGCTAACGGAGCTACTGTTCCTTCAATAACAGCACCTAAAGAATTTATAGAAAAAAATAAAAAGTCATTAAATTCATTTAAGGAAGCTTTTGACGCAAAAGATGAAGCAAAAATGACTAAGCTAGAAGAATTGGCTAAAAAAGTCAAAAAAGACGAGTTGCTAAAATATTATGAAGAAATTAAAAAAGGATTGGCAGTACCAGATCCTGCAACAATGGGTGTAGCTGCAGCTGCTGTTGAAATGATTTCAGCAACAAAAGAATTTATAGAAAAGAATAAAAAGTCATTAAATTCATTTAAAGAAGCTTTTGACGCAAAAGATGAAGAGAAAATGACTAAATTGGAAGAATTGGCTAAAAAAGTTAAAAAAGATGACTTAGTGAAATACTACCAAGAAATAAAAGCCGGTAAAGCAGTGCCAGATCCTACAACAATGGCGGATACTGCTCCAGTTGAAGTAAAAGCAACTGAAAAAAAGAAAGAGGAAATAAAAGAAACAAAAGCTCTTGTGAGTGACAAAGAAAAAGAAGAACAGGCAGCAAATTATTGCTCTGTTTTAGGAGATGGGCTTTGTGTTCCGGAGCATAATGAAGAAATAGTAAAGTCAGGAGCTTTAGATGAAATTTTAGAGCAACCTAAAGTAGAACCAAAAAAAGAATTGAGTCCTGAAGAAAAAGCTAAGGAAGCAGAGGCAGCGAATTATTGCTCTGTTTTAGGAGATGGACTTTGTGTTCCAGAACATAATGAAGAAATAGCTAAATCTTTAGAAGAAGTAAAGTAA
- a CDS encoding HAD-IIA family hydrolase produces MKTYIIDLDGTMYSGDKNIDGAIEFINYLQGKNIPYIFLTNNATRTKKQAKEHMLNLGFKNIKDEDFFTSAIAAAKYAAKNFSERNCFVIGEAGLIEALKEEGFHIVDKNADFVFVGLDRKADYRKYSNAIHNILSGAKFIATNTDRLLPNNGNFDVGNGSTVAMLEYATQIESVKIGKPYSKILDILLDEYKLRKEDIILIGDNLETDIKLGYDSKIKTIMVATGVHSKEDIDRLKVYPTNFIHNLKELIK; encoded by the coding sequence ATGAAAACATATATTATCGATTTAGATGGAACTATGTACAGTGGTGATAAAAATATTGATGGTGCTATAGAATTTATAAACTATCTACAAGGAAAAAATATTCCCTATATTTTTCTAACTAACAATGCCACAAGAACTAAAAAACAAGCTAAAGAACATATGCTAAATTTAGGTTTTAAAAATATCAAGGATGAGGATTTTTTTACTTCAGCCATCGCCGCTGCAAAGTATGCTGCTAAAAATTTTTCTGAAAGAAACTGTTTTGTGATTGGAGAAGCCGGACTTATAGAGGCTTTAAAAGAAGAAGGATTTCATATCGTAGATAAAAATGCTGATTTTGTCTTTGTTGGTTTAGATAGAAAAGCTGATTATAGAAAATATTCAAATGCTATTCATAATATTTTAAGTGGAGCTAAATTTATTGCTACGAATACAGATAGACTCCTGCCTAATAATGGAAATTTTGATGTAGGAAATGGCTCTACTGTAGCCATGTTAGAGTACGCAACTCAGATAGAAAGTGTCAAAATAGGAAAGCCCTATTCAAAAATTTTGGATATTTTATTAGATGAATATAAACTAAGAAAAGAAGATATAATTCTCATTGGTGATAATTTAGAAACAGACATAAAACTAGGTTATGACTCAAAAATTAAAACTATAATGGTTGCTACTGGTGTTCATTCAAAAGAAGATATAGACAGACTAAAAGTTTATCCTACGAACTTTATACATAACTTGAAAGAACTTATTAAATAA
- a CDS encoding FAD-dependent oxidoreductase, producing the protein MKEKILIVGAVAGGASAATRLRRLSESYEIIMFDRGEYPSFANCGLPYHIGGIIPERESLIIKSPEDFKTRFNIDVRIFSEVIKVNPTQKTISIQKKSGEIYEENFDYLILSPGAKPFIPRIEGIESDKIFTLRNIPDMDKIIKKIKAENTKSVAVIGGGFIGVEMAENLKHLNLETHLIEAAPHILAPFDSDLSEELENKMLENNIILHLSKKVIKFEDRGEKINIFLDDSSSLSVDFVISAIGVQADTAFLKDSGINLNERGSIIVNEYLETNFENIYALGDAIPGFALAGPANRQGRIVANNIAGKKEKYKKSIGTSIIKVFDMVGAATGKNERALKQENIGYSTVIFFPNSHAGYYPNATQLHCKILFEKKSGKILGAQAIGYEAVDKFIDSIASVMHFNGTIYDLSELELCYAPPFGSAKSTVNMGGFIGRNIYENFVELISSEEEMKKFNPEKNILLDVRTEEEVSVAPIENSLVIPVDELRNRLQNLDKNKEIWVFCAVGLRGYLAARILMQAGYKVKNISGGYRMLSKYFKIENKNSLEEKQNKNFEITDDSNIEELNLTGLSCPGPLLGLKAKMETLTYGEKIKVIASDPAFANDVQAWAKSSKNKILSIKNNKGLINVLIEKSIVQANESGVKIKEDKNNMTLIFFSGDYDKAIAAFILANGAVAMGKKVTMFFTFWGLSILKKENAPKVKKSFLDRMFSICLPSSYKTLPLSKMNFAGMGRKMMELVMRKKELISLSELLDEAKKNQINMIACTMSMEAMGITKDELIDGIDFGGVAQYLGETDSSNTNLFI; encoded by the coding sequence ATGAAAGAAAAAATTCTTATTGTAGGTGCGGTTGCGGGCGGAGCAAGTGCTGCAACAAGATTGAGAAGACTATCTGAAAGTTATGAAATTATTATGTTTGATAGAGGCGAATATCCATCCTTTGCAAATTGTGGTCTACCATATCATATAGGTGGAATTATTCCTGAAAGAGAGAGTTTAATTATAAAAAGTCCAGAGGACTTTAAAACTCGTTTTAATATAGATGTTAGAATATTTTCAGAGGTTATAAAAGTAAATCCTACTCAAAAAACCATAAGTATTCAAAAAAAGTCAGGAGAAATTTATGAGGAAAATTTTGATTATCTTATACTTTCTCCAGGTGCAAAACCATTTATTCCAAGAATAGAAGGGATAGAGTCGGATAAAATTTTTACACTTAGAAATATACCTGACATGGATAAGATTATTAAAAAAATAAAAGCTGAGAACACAAAATCTGTTGCTGTAATTGGCGGTGGTTTCATAGGTGTTGAAATGGCTGAAAATTTAAAACATTTAAATTTGGAAACTCATTTAATTGAAGCCGCTCCACATATATTAGCACCTTTCGACTCAGATTTATCAGAGGAATTGGAAAATAAGATGTTAGAGAATAATATAATCTTACATCTATCTAAAAAAGTGATTAAATTTGAAGACAGGGGAGAAAAAATCAATATTTTCCTAGATGATAGCTCTTCATTATCAGTTGATTTTGTTATTTCAGCAATAGGTGTTCAAGCTGATACTGCCTTTCTTAAAGATAGCGGAATTAACCTAAATGAAAGAGGTAGCATAATTGTTAATGAATATTTAGAAACTAATTTTGAAAATATCTATGCTCTTGGAGATGCTATCCCGGGCTTTGCTTTAGCTGGGCCAGCAAATCGTCAAGGTAGAATTGTCGCTAACAACATAGCAGGGAAAAAAGAAAAATACAAGAAGAGTATAGGGACTTCCATTATAAAAGTTTTTGATATGGTAGGAGCTGCCACTGGAAAAAATGAAAGAGCCTTAAAACAAGAAAACATTGGATATTCAACTGTCATTTTCTTTCCAAATTCACATGCAGGTTATTATCCAAATGCTACTCAATTACACTGTAAAATTCTTTTTGAGAAAAAAAGTGGAAAGATATTAGGTGCTCAGGCTATAGGTTATGAAGCTGTGGATAAATTTATTGACTCAATAGCTTCTGTAATGCATTTCAATGGAACTATCTATGATTTATCAGAGCTTGAACTTTGTTATGCCCCACCATTCGGAAGTGCAAAATCAACAGTTAATATGGGTGGATTTATCGGAAGAAATATATATGAAAATTTTGTTGAGCTTATAAGCTCTGAAGAAGAAATGAAGAAATTTAATCCTGAAAAAAATATTTTATTAGATGTTAGAACAGAAGAAGAAGTATCTGTTGCTCCTATAGAAAACAGTTTAGTTATACCTGTTGATGAACTTAGAAATAGGTTGCAAAATTTAGATAAAAACAAAGAAATTTGGGTTTTCTGTGCTGTCGGTCTTCGTGGCTACCTAGCCGCTAGAATTTTAATGCAAGCTGGTTATAAAGTAAAAAATATTTCTGGTGGTTATAGAATGTTATCTAAATATTTTAAAATTGAAAATAAAAACAGTCTGGAAGAAAAGCAGAATAAAAATTTTGAAATAACTGATGACTCAAATATTGAAGAGCTAAATTTAACAGGTCTTTCATGCCCGGGACCTCTATTAGGCTTAAAAGCAAAAATGGAAACCTTAACTTATGGGGAAAAAATAAAAGTCATAGCTTCTGATCCGGCCTTTGCAAATGATGTACAGGCATGGGCAAAATCAAGTAAAAACAAAATATTATCAATAAAAAATAATAAAGGGCTTATAAATGTTTTAATAGAAAAATCAATAGTTCAAGCTAATGAAAGTGGAGTAAAAATTAAAGAAGACAAGAATAATATGACTCTTATATTCTTCAGTGGTGACTACGATAAGGCTATAGCTGCTTTTATCCTAGCTAATGGTGCTGTTGCTATGGGGAAAAAAGTGACTATGTTTTTCACTTTTTGGGGACTTTCTATATTGAAAAAAGAAAATGCTCCTAAAGTAAAAAAATCTTTCTTAGATAGAATGTTCTCTATTTGTTTACCAAGTTCCTATAAAACTTTACCTCTCTCTAAAATGAATTTCGCTGGTATGGGTAGAAAAATGATGGAACTAGTTATGAGAAAAAAAGAACTTATTTCCCTATCTGAACTTTTAGATGAAGCTAAAAAAAATCAAATAAATATGATTGCCTGCACTATGTCCATGGAAGCTATGGGAATTACTAAAGATGAACTAATTGATGGTATTGACTTTGGTGGAGTTGCTCAATATCTAGGAGAAACTGACAGCTCAAACACTAATCTCTTCATTTAA